In Solobacterium moorei, a single genomic region encodes these proteins:
- a CDS encoding alpha/beta hydrolase produces the protein MSNKENKHTLLKVLGVTAVAGASAYAGAGYYVFRNAFDLQNSRFLQKCGAAMQLPLLQMERNEWFAHSNRFDDFIDSYDGLKLHALRIVNQEDSHKWIIIQHGIASYSGTLLEHMWEADHRGFNILAPDARGYGMSEGKYTGLGWCEHYDLISWINYLVNLDPLAEIALFGMNVGAASVMNAIGDYLPRNVKCAIAEGGYKEIKDIIQTQVQDITKFNGKFVMPSVDFYVRQVLHFSLNDISTQRQLRNAVTPMLFLHGLQDRIVPISHAYDNYYSCASKKEMYVSEQGGFGNLTSDPQYFPRFFDFIKKYTK, from the coding sequence ATGTCAAATAAAGAAAACAAGCATACGCTATTAAAAGTATTAGGTGTTACTGCTGTGGCTGGTGCAAGTGCATATGCAGGAGCTGGGTACTATGTATTCCGCAATGCGTTTGATTTACAGAATAGTAGATTTTTACAAAAATGTGGTGCAGCAATGCAGCTACCATTATTACAGATGGAAAGAAATGAGTGGTTCGCACACAGCAACCGTTTCGATGATTTCATCGATTCTTATGATGGATTAAAACTACATGCATTACGTATCGTGAATCAAGAAGATTCTCATAAGTGGATTATTATCCAACATGGTATTGCGTCTTATAGTGGAACATTATTAGAACATATGTGGGAGGCAGACCATCGTGGATTCAATATCTTAGCACCGGATGCACGTGGTTATGGAATGTCTGAAGGTAAATATACTGGTCTTGGGTGGTGTGAACATTATGATTTGATTAGTTGGATTAACTACTTAGTAAACCTTGATCCACTTGCAGAGATTGCATTATTTGGTATGAACGTAGGTGCAGCTTCTGTGATGAATGCGATTGGTGATTATTTACCACGTAATGTAAAGTGTGCCATTGCAGAAGGTGGATATAAAGAAATCAAAGATATTATCCAAACTCAAGTACAGGATATTACAAAGTTTAACGGTAAGTTTGTAATGCCATCCGTAGACTTCTATGTAAGACAGGTATTGCATTTTAGTCTAAATGATATCAGTACACAACGTCAGTTAAGAAACGCTGTAACTCCAATGTTATTCCTACATGGCTTGCAGGATCGTATCGTTCCAATTAGTCATGCGTATGATAACTATTACTCTTGCGCAAGCAAGAAGGAGATGTATGTATCTGAACAGGGTGGATTTGGAAATCTAACAAGTGATCCACAATACTTCCCACGATTCTTTGACTTCATTAAGAAGTATACAAAATAA